In Carya illinoinensis cultivar Pawnee chromosome 6, C.illinoinensisPawnee_v1, whole genome shotgun sequence, a single genomic region encodes these proteins:
- the LOC122312687 gene encoding uncharacterized protein LOC122312687, whose protein sequence is MSLLIPGPKAPGNDIDVFLRPLIDELTELWEEGIHTYDAYKRESFQLRAALLWTINDFPAYANLSGWSMKDKLACLTCTSETDSLWLVHGRKYCYMGHRWWLVRDHSWRRKKSAFNGKEEHRLQPNILEGQALMEQLHEVSNVQFGKSSKKRKRAPNELNWTKKSIFFELPYWLDLGLRHNLDVMHIEKNICDNVLGTLVNIEGKSKDTAAARRDLEDLGLRKELHLQHDGNQTSMSLACYMLNVTERRSFCARLSEVKFLDSFASNIARCVNVTEGKIMGMKSHDCHIFMQYLLPIVIGGYLRPDVRRCLLELSSFFKELCSRALDITVLKQLQANIPIILCKLEMIFPPAFFDIMVHLAIHLPDEALLAGPVQYRWMYPFERYMGKFKQYVRNRARPEGSITEAYLHVECLTFCSMYLNDIETRHNREERNTDTVGLGPMEPSLSVFSQKVRPLGAARMAKLDDSLLAKATWYVLNNCLEIEDYLEDHLNKMKEEDPSNFERRHQIQFPTWFRTRLEGICRTQNSGVVVHCEHQGLPVDFYGVLQDIIELRYMGWCKCFMFKCDWWGISNTRRGIHVGDHFTSVNTNRQWYKDEPFALACQTLQVFYIKDPNWGGSWHAVHKITNRNVYNIHQKNSDLHEDYIDDDDESDTIEVEDESDTDVRHYVSVNETSPERLNPLTCGDSDQLPVDPNTMSPAQVIII, encoded by the exons ATGTCATTATTAATCCCTGGACCAAAGGCACCGGGAAATGATATTGACGTGTTCTTGCGTCCCTTAATAGATGAGTTGACTGAATTATGGGAAGAGGGAATTCATACATATGACGCTTACAAGCGAGAATCGTTTCAATTAAGGGCAGCATTACTTTGGACCATTAATGACTTTCCTGCATACGCTAATCTTTCTGGTTGGAGCATGAAGGATAAGTTGGCATGCCTTACATGTACCTCTGAAACAGATTCACTTTGGCTTGTGCATGGCCGGAAATATTGTTATATGGGCCATCGTTGGTGGTTGGTGCGAGATCACAGTTGGAGAAGGAAAAAGTCAGCTTTTAATGGTAAGGAGGAACACCGTCTGCAACCGAATATTTTGGAGGGACAAGCATTAATGGAGCAATTACATGAGGTCTCGAATGTGCAGTTTGGTAAATCATCAAAGAAGAGAAAACGTGCGCCCAATGAACTGAATTGGACCAAGAAGAGTATCTTCTTTGAACTTCCGTACTGGTTAGACTTGGGATTGCGACATAACTTAGAcgtcatgcatattgagaaaaatatttgtgataatgttTTGGGAACATTGGTGAATATTGAAGGCAAAAGTAAGGACACCGCTGCAGCGCGTAGGGATTTGGAAGATCTTGGACTaaggaaagaattacatttacaaCATGATGGTAATCAAACTTCTATGAGTCTTGCTTGTTACATGTTAAACGTCACTGAGCGAAGGAGTTTTTGTGCCCGCTTAtcagaagttaaatttcttgataGCTTTGCCTCAAATATTGCCCGGTGTGTCAACGTTACTGAAGGAAAAATAATGGGAATGAAGAGCCATGATTGTCATATCTTCATGCAATATTTGTTGCCGATTGTTATTGGTGGGTACCTACGACCTGATGTGCGTCGATGTTTATTAGAGTTGAGTTCgtttttcaaagaattatgttcACGAGCACTCGACATAACAGTCTTGAAACAGCTTCAAGCTAatattcccatcattctttgcaAACTGGAAATGATATTTCCACCTGCATTTTTCGATATCATGGTGCATCTCGCTATTCATCTACCAGATGAGGCTTTGCTAGCAGGACCTGTCCAgtataggtggatgtaccctTTCGAGAGGTATATGGGTAAGTTCAAACAGTATGTCCGCAACAGAGCCCGTCCAGAAGGCTCAATTACTGAGGCATATTTGCATGTCGAGtgcctgacattttgctccatGTACCTTAATGATATCGAGACTAGACATAATCGAGAGGAACGAAACACTGACACAGTTGGGCTGGGCCCCATGGAGCCAAGTTTATCGGTTTTTTCTCAAAAGGTGCGCCCACTAGGGGCAGCAAGAATGGCAAAATTAGATGACTCTCTGTTGGCCAAGGCCACGTGGTACGTCCTTAATAATTGTCTGGAGATTGAGGACTATTTAGA GGATCACCTTaacaagatgaaagaagagGACCCAAGTAACTTTGAGCGTAGGCACCAAATTCAATTCCCAACATGGTTCAGAACGCGC CTCGAAGGGATTTGCCGCACCCAAAATAGTGGGGTTGTTGTTCATTGTGAACATCAAGGATTGCCTGTTGACTTTTATGGTGTGTTGCAAGATATCATAGAATTACGCTACATGGGTTGGTGTAAGTGTTTCatgtttaaatgtgattggtggggcATTAGTAATACAAGAAGGGGGATACATGTTGGGGACCACTTCACGAGTGTTAATACCAACcggcaatggtataaagatgagccttTCGCCCTTGCATGCCAAACGTTGCAAGTATTTTACATCAAGGACCCGAATTGGGGGGGAAGCTGGCACGCGGTACACAAGATAACCAATAGGAATGTTTACAATATTCACCAAAAAAACTCAGACTTGCATGAGGATtacattgatgatgatgatgagtctGACACTATTGAAGTAGAAGACGAGAGTGACACTGATGTTAGGCACTATGTATCTGTTAATGAAACTAGCCCGGAGAGGCTCAATCCACTGACCTGCGGCGATTCAGACCAGTTGCCGGTTGATCCGAATACCATGTCACCTGCCCAA gtaataattatatag